The genomic segment TGCTAAGAAATCTTCTCTGAACTATTTTGACACAAATAACATGCTCATCGAACTCAAGAGGGAATATCCATGGCTGTACGAGATCAACGCCCAATCACTTCAGATGTCTCTACGCTTTCTTGATAATGCATTCAAGAACTTCTTCCATAAGAATGCAGATCATCCAAGATTCAAAAGGAAAGGTATTAACGAATACTTCGCAGTACCACAGCACATCAAAATTCAAGGAAACAGGAT from the Thermoplasma sp. Kam2015 genome contains:
- a CDS encoding helix-turn-helix domain-containing protein, whose translation is MITATKVKLYPNERQKILLEKHFGSCRFVYNYFLKKRDEYYITHRDAKKSSLNYFDTNNMLIELKREYPWLYEINAQSLQMSLRFLDNAFKNFFHKNADHPRFKRKGINEYFAVPQHIKIQGNR